The Coffea arabica cultivar ET-39 chromosome 3c, Coffea Arabica ET-39 HiFi, whole genome shotgun sequence genome contains a region encoding:
- the LOC113735621 gene encoding uncharacterized protein, translated as MLTSLREIALQKNNLTNVIPESLGNLRNLALLYLSENNLSGHIPSSLGNLTKLNILWLSRNQLSGSIPSELGELKSLVELTLYANELTGTIPSAISNITYLKRLYLSRNHLTGQLPENICASQSLTDLVMFENNFFGDIPRSLKNCSSLQVLFLALNQISGNLSEGFGVYPNLSYIDLSYNKFYGELSTKWGQCYKLTNFVINNNNVSGSLPPELGKAIQLGRIQLSSNQLSGRIPISFGSLTSLLYLDLHNNKFSGNVPPEIGKLSQLQILSLSGNDLSGPIPEQIGECAQLRKLDLSQNVLTGSIPSEIGNLNVLETLDLSQNMLVGDIPQNLGSLKSFENMNLSHNNISGSIPKSFSTCFSLLSVDISYNQLEGPLPNISAFQKAPFDALRNNKALCGNVVGLNSCNSSLRNKANKSKTERIIVLIVLPVLATIFLLTISIGIFLIIRPRTRRTDQPGSSTLPENLFAIWSFDGKFAYENIIEATENFHPNHCIGEGGCGSVFQAQLPNGQVFAVKKLHATESGVQGTAKGFENEIRALTEIRHRSIVKLHGYCSHPRHSFLVYEFFEGGSLLHTLSEDEKAMEFEWIKRINAVKDVANALSYMHHNCSPPIVHRDISSKNILLNSDYEAHISDFGTAKLLRPNSSNWSSFAGTYGYAPPELAYTMEVTEKCDVYSFGVVALEVMMGKHPGDLISSLEISSSSSASNNMMLQDVLDPRLPLPVQQELGQVVLVAKLALSCINSNPKLRLPMQEVITQLSAKGLPLKSIPPSITLGQLNGS; from the exons ATGTTAACCTCTCTCCGAGAGATTGCCTTGCAAAAGAACAATCTGACCAACGTAATTCCAGAATCCCTtgggaatttgagaaatttagCCCTTTTGTATCTTTCGGAAAACAATCTATCAGGCCACATTCCTTCTTCACTGGGAAACTTGACTAAACTAAATATTTTGTGGCTGAGTAGAAATCAACTATCTGGCTCCATCCCATCTGAATTAGGAGAACTCAAGTCCTTAGTTGAGTTGACATTGTATGCAAATGAGCTCACTGGCACCATTCCATCAGCAATTAGTAACATTACATACTTGAAAAGGCTGTACCTGAGCAGAAACCATCTCACTGGCCAGTTGCCCGAAAACATTTGCGCCAGTCAATCACTCACAGACTTAGTAAtgtttgaaaataatttttttggtgACATCCCCAGAAGCTTGAAAAATTGCTCAAGCCTACAagttcttttccttgcattgaACCAAATATCAGGAAACTTATCTGAAGGTTTCGGTGTGTATCCAAACTTGTCGTATATTGATTTAAGTTACAATAAGTTCTATGGTGAGTTGTCTACAAAATGGGGACAATGCtataaattgacaaattttgtGATCAACAACAACAACGTTTCTGGTTCACTACCGCCTGAGCTTGGAAAGGCAATCCAACTGGGTCGAATTCAACTCTCTTCCAATCAATTATCTGGGAGGATTCCAATAAGTTTTGGTAGTTTGACTTCGTTACTCTACCTTGATTTGCACAACAACAAATTTTCAGGTAATGTACCACCAGAAATAGGCAAGTTGTCCCAACTCCAAATTCTGAGTTTGTCTGGAAATGATCTTAGCGGTCCGATTCCAGAACAAATAGGAGAGTGTGCACAATTACGGAAGTTGGACTTGAGCCAAAATGTACTCACTGGAAGTATTCCTTCTGAAATAGGAAACTTGAATGTATTGGAGACTCTTGATCTGAGCCAAAATATGTTGGTTGGTGATATACCACAGAACCTTGGAAGCCTGAAAAGCTTTGAGAACATGAATCTATCACATAATAACATATCAGGGTCCATTCCTAAGAGCTTTAGTACATGCTTCAGTTTGCTTTCTGTGGATATATCATACAACCAATTGGAGGGCCCTCTCCCCAACATAAGTGCATTTCAAAAGGCTCCATTTGATGCTTTGAGAAATAATAAAGCTCTGTGTGGCAATGTTGTTGGCTTGAATTCCTGCAACTCATCTTTGAGAAATAAGGCTAACAAAAGCAAAACAGAAAGAATCATTGTTCTAATTGTTCTTCCTGTTTTAGCAACCATATTTCTTCTAACGATCAGTATTGGGATTTTCTTGATTATACGACCACGTACAAGAAGGACTGATCAGCCTGGAAGTTCTACATTACCTGAAAACTTGTTTGCCATTTGGAGCTTTGATGGGAAGTTCGCCTATGAAAACATCATCGAAGCAACGGAGAATTTTCACCCAAACCATTGCATTGGAGAGGGAGGATGTGGAAGTGTTTTTCAAGCTCAATTGCCTAATGGTCAAGTCTTTGCTGTGAAGAAACTCCATGCAACAGAAAGTGGAGTACAAGGCACCGCAAAAGGATTTGAAAACGAAATTCGAGCACTGACAGAAATACGACATCGCAGTATTGTGAAACTTCATGGATATTGTTCACATCCACGCCACTCTTTCTTGGTTTATGAATTCTTCGAGGGGGGAAGCTTGCTGCACACACTAAGTGAAGATGAAAAAGCAATGGAGTTTGAGTGGATCAAGAGGATAAATGCTGTGAAAGATGTTGCAAATGCATTGTCTTATATGCATCATAATTGTTCACCTCCTATAGTTCATAGAGATATATCAAGCAAGAATATCTTGTTGAACTCTGATTATGAGGCTCATATATCTGATTTTGGGACTGCAAAGCTTTTAAGGCCAAACTCATCTAATTGGTCTTCATTTGCTGGAACTTATGGATATGCTCCTCCAG AACTTGCTTACACTATGGAAGTAACTGAAAAATGTGATGTTTATAGCTTTGGAGTGGTAGCTCTAGAAGTGATGATGGGGAAGCATCCTGGTGACCTCATTTCCTCATTAGAaatctcatcatcatcatcagctTCCAACAACATGATGTTGCAAGATGTTTTGGACCCAAGATTACCACTTCCTGTTCAGCAAGAACTAGGCCAAGTGGTCTTGGTTGCTAAACTAGCACTATCATGCATAAACTCCAATCCTAAATTAAGGTTGCCCATGCAGGAAGTCATCACCCAGCTATCAGCTAAGGGACTTCCATTGAAGAGCATACCACCTTCCATTACACTTGGACAGCTAAATGGATCTTAA